From one Suicoccus acidiformans genomic stretch:
- the pheS gene encoding phenylalanine--tRNA ligase subunit alpha has translation MTINIEELKVQIQSLADDAVAAIQAADSSKALQDVRVQFTGKKGLLNQYSKAMKDLANEEKPQLGQAISSFHAAFNEAFEARQGEIAQAELEAQLASEVIDVTRPGRQAASGSRHLLTQTREALEDLFLKMGYQVIDGPEVELDHYNFEMMNLPKNHPARDMQDTFYIDEEVLLRTHTSPVQARTMEQHDFTKGPLKMISPGKVFRRDSDDATHSHQFQQIEGLVVAENISLADLKGTLLLFAQATFGQERQIRLRPSYFPFTEPSVEIDISCFKCGGDGCNICKQTGWIEILGGGMVHPRVLEMADVDSEKYSGFAFGLGIERIAMLKHNVDDIRHFYQNDLRFLEQFKGGHV, from the coding sequence ATGACTATTAATATCGAGGAACTTAAAGTGCAGATTCAAAGCCTTGCCGATGATGCGGTCGCTGCCATTCAAGCAGCCGACTCCAGTAAGGCTCTTCAAGATGTTCGTGTTCAGTTTACGGGCAAGAAAGGTCTACTTAATCAATATTCGAAAGCTATGAAAGATTTAGCCAATGAGGAGAAACCGCAACTTGGCCAAGCTATTTCCAGCTTTCATGCCGCATTCAACGAGGCTTTTGAGGCACGCCAAGGTGAGATTGCCCAAGCGGAGTTAGAAGCGCAATTGGCTAGCGAGGTGATTGATGTGACCCGTCCCGGCCGTCAAGCTGCTTCCGGCTCGCGTCATCTACTTACGCAAACTCGGGAAGCTTTGGAGGACCTTTTCCTGAAGATGGGCTATCAAGTAATTGATGGACCTGAGGTGGAGTTGGATCATTATAACTTTGAGATGATGAACTTGCCGAAGAATCACCCGGCTCGGGATATGCAGGATACGTTCTATATTGATGAAGAAGTGCTTTTGAGAACCCATACGTCACCGGTACAAGCTCGGACAATGGAACAACATGATTTTACTAAAGGGCCGTTGAAGATGATTAGTCCGGGCAAAGTGTTCCGCCGAGATAGTGATGATGCGACGCATTCACACCAATTCCAACAAATCGAGGGCTTAGTTGTGGCTGAGAATATTTCCCTGGCTGATTTAAAGGGGACACTCTTACTCTTTGCCCAAGCAACCTTCGGTCAAGAGCGTCAGATTCGTCTGCGCCCGAGTTATTTCCCGTTTACGGAGCCATCGGTAGAGATTGATATTAGCTGCTTTAAGTGTGGTGGTGATGGCTGTAATATTTGTAAGCAAACCGGCTGGATTGAAATTCTGGGTGGGGGCATGGTGCACCCACGGGTATTAGAGATGGCCGATGTGGATAGTGAAAAGTATAGTGGTTTCGCTTTTGGATTAGGGATTGAACGGATTGCGATGCTGAAACATAATGTGGATGATATTCGTCATTTCTACCAGAATGATTTACGTTTCTTAGAGCAATTTAAAGGAGGACATGTGTAA
- the pheT gene encoding phenylalanine--tRNA ligase subunit beta, translating to MQVSLEWLGSYLDLSEWTGEALAERMSRTGIEIENVINYGAELSNLVVAEVKTCEPMEDSDHLNITQVDAGEGSLRQIVCGAPNVAAGQKVIVALPGAVLPGGFEIKESKLRGVDSNGMICSLDELGLPDNVVPKAYADGIYVLDADAPIGADAIDYLKLDDPILELDLTPNRADALSVRGVAHEVGAITGQQPHFETDFPMPMTETSDLLDAVELAIESEEIAPRFQMRVIRDITVKESPDWLQFRLMKSGMRPLNNVVDLTNYFLLLYGQPMHAYDYDTLDSKIIGVAPAAEGQVFTTLDGVDRTLSAEDILILSGDEAIGLAGVMGGLDSEVTDQTRNVLLETAVFNPQNVRGTSKKFALRSESSIRYEKGINLATVAESGQAAAGLIAALGEGQVEAGVVEVDATEVEDVSVTVQAGHIEERLGFTLSQAELQEIFDRLGFAVSFADEALTVYIPPRRWDISIEADVLEEIARIYGYDEVPTSIPALAGEPAQLTDQQALGRTTRNLSESMGLNEVITYVLTSQEHAQYIATDVTKFVNLAMPMSEERTVLRQSMFPALMEVAQYNKARQNKGLAFYELGRVFIGQGAKNQPLELERYGILLSGEKQAKTWLEPASTYDFFDLKGMIETYLKALRLQAEITFKQTNRIDAMHPGRTADIYADNERLGFLGQVHPTVCRDFDLDDATFFAELDMDLLINLPRKEKIQRAIPKFPSTSRDLALLVDAEQSHGSLVEIIEQNGGEYLRNVRLFDHYAGENIEVGKQSLAYHLTFLNPEETLTDKAVDAIMVQITEALKNVPGLEIR from the coding sequence ATGCAAGTATCATTAGAGTGGTTGGGGAGCTATTTAGACCTCTCAGAATGGACCGGCGAAGCGCTAGCAGAGCGGATGTCCCGTACTGGAATTGAAATTGAAAATGTTATCAACTACGGTGCTGAATTATCTAATCTGGTCGTTGCTGAGGTGAAGACGTGTGAGCCGATGGAAGATAGCGATCACTTGAATATTACACAAGTGGATGCCGGTGAAGGTAGCTTGCGTCAGATTGTCTGCGGTGCACCGAATGTTGCTGCTGGGCAGAAAGTAATTGTGGCTTTGCCTGGAGCGGTCTTGCCGGGTGGCTTTGAAATTAAGGAAAGTAAGCTCCGTGGGGTGGACTCCAATGGGATGATTTGCTCCTTAGATGAACTGGGCTTGCCAGATAATGTCGTACCGAAAGCATATGCCGACGGTATTTATGTCCTAGATGCTGATGCGCCTATTGGAGCCGATGCTATCGACTACTTAAAGTTGGACGATCCCATTCTGGAATTGGACTTAACTCCAAACCGAGCGGACGCTTTAAGTGTTCGGGGTGTTGCCCATGAAGTAGGAGCCATCACCGGGCAACAGCCGCATTTCGAAACAGATTTCCCTATGCCTATGACCGAAACATCAGATTTACTGGACGCTGTAGAATTAGCGATTGAGAGTGAGGAAATTGCCCCGCGCTTTCAAATGCGGGTTATTCGAGATATTACAGTGAAAGAAAGTCCCGATTGGTTACAATTTCGCCTGATGAAGTCGGGGATGCGACCTTTGAATAATGTGGTCGATTTGACCAACTATTTCCTCCTGTTATACGGACAGCCAATGCATGCCTATGATTACGATACCCTCGATAGCAAAATAATTGGCGTCGCTCCAGCCGCCGAAGGCCAAGTTTTTACTACCTTAGACGGGGTGGATCGTACGTTAAGCGCAGAAGATATTCTTATCCTCTCAGGGGATGAAGCGATTGGTTTAGCTGGTGTCATGGGTGGTTTGGATTCTGAAGTAACAGACCAAACACGTAACGTTCTCTTGGAGACAGCGGTCTTTAACCCGCAAAATGTTCGGGGTACGTCGAAGAAATTTGCCTTACGTTCAGAGTCAAGCATTCGCTACGAGAAGGGGATTAACCTAGCGACGGTTGCTGAGTCTGGACAAGCCGCAGCTGGTTTGATTGCTGCTTTAGGAGAGGGCCAAGTTGAAGCGGGCGTCGTGGAAGTTGACGCCACAGAAGTTGAAGACGTAAGTGTCACAGTACAAGCAGGACACATTGAAGAACGTCTCGGTTTCACTTTAAGCCAAGCTGAATTGCAGGAGATTTTCGACCGTCTTGGTTTTGCTGTGAGCTTTGCTGATGAAGCTCTGACTGTATATATACCACCTCGTCGCTGGGATATTTCCATCGAAGCGGATGTACTTGAAGAAATTGCGCGAATTTATGGTTATGATGAAGTGCCAACATCTATTCCTGCTTTAGCTGGGGAGCCGGCTCAATTAACTGACCAACAAGCCTTAGGGCGTACTACGCGCAATCTTAGCGAAAGTATGGGCTTAAATGAAGTGATTACTTATGTCTTAACATCCCAGGAGCACGCTCAATACATTGCAACCGATGTGACTAAATTTGTCAACCTAGCCATGCCGATGAGTGAGGAGCGCACTGTCTTACGCCAAAGCATGTTCCCTGCCTTGATGGAGGTTGCCCAATACAATAAAGCTCGTCAGAATAAAGGCTTAGCTTTCTACGAACTTGGTCGCGTCTTTATTGGACAAGGTGCTAAAAATCAACCTTTAGAATTAGAACGATACGGCATTCTCTTATCCGGAGAGAAACAAGCCAAGACCTGGCTTGAGCCGGCAAGTACTTATGACTTCTTCGACTTGAAAGGAATGATTGAAACATATTTGAAAGCCCTTCGTTTACAAGCTGAAATTACTTTCAAGCAAACAAATCGTATAGATGCGATGCATCCGGGCCGAACAGCAGATATTTACGCAGATAATGAGCGGCTTGGTTTCTTAGGTCAAGTTCATCCGACCGTCTGCCGAGATTTTGACTTAGATGATGCGACTTTCTTTGCTGAACTGGATATGGATCTCCTGATTAACTTGCCGCGTAAAGAGAAAATTCAACGGGCGATTCCAAAATTCCCATCGACTTCTCGTGATTTAGCTTTATTAGTAGATGCAGAACAAAGCCATGGAAGTCTTGTAGAGATCATCGAGCAGAATGGAGGAGAATACTTGCGTAATGTACGTCTATTTGACCATTACGCCGGAGAGAATATTGAAGTAGGTAAGCAGTCATTAGCCTATCATTTAACGTTCTTGAATCCTGAAGAAACGTTAACTGATAAAGCGGTTGATGCAATAATGGTACAAATAACAGAAGCTTTGAAGAATGTGCCTGGGTTAGAAATTCGTTAA
- a CDS encoding GntR family transcriptional regulator translates to MTLTNIIYNQLREKIHEGELTANEQINVSKISSQLNVSRTPVSHATQKLLEEGYLYKDRSRVLVQDLSLIDSANITSVDHLKLLLDFVVNVLHYIDTYKIEVNISQLEVLTDHLDRTLGQGDLDEYFDSQMDLFKYVFELHENPLYVKYGRIAVKELYRHAKEHEDQFNYVHLGEVIVELLNDIIDALKQSDINLAIELIIESKDVFLKNKPYSSV, encoded by the coding sequence ATGACTCTAACAAATATTATATATAATCAGTTGCGCGAGAAGATTCATGAAGGAGAGCTTACGGCGAATGAACAGATAAACGTAAGCAAAATCTCATCACAACTCAATGTAAGTCGCACACCAGTCAGCCATGCTACTCAGAAATTATTGGAAGAGGGATATTTATATAAAGATAGAAGCCGTGTTCTTGTTCAGGACTTGAGTTTAATAGATAGTGCCAATATCACCTCGGTAGATCATTTGAAGTTATTACTTGATTTCGTTGTCAACGTATTACATTACATCGATACGTATAAGATTGAAGTGAATATTTCACAATTGGAGGTCTTAACCGATCATTTGGATCGTACCTTGGGGCAAGGGGACTTAGATGAATACTTCGATTCACAGATGGATCTTTTCAAGTATGTATTTGAGTTGCATGAAAACCCCTTATATGTGAAGTATGGGCGCATTGCCGTGAAAGAATTGTATCGTCATGCTAAAGAACATGAAGATCAATTTAACTACGTTCATCTAGGGGAAGTTATAGTAGAGCTATTGAATGATATTATCGACGCGCTGAAACAGTCTGATATTAACCTTGCAATTGAGCTTATCATCGAGAGTAAAGATGTCTTCTTGAAGAATAAACCTTACAGCTCTGTGTAG
- a CDS encoding GntR family transcriptional regulator, whose product MIEFNGYGLPKYIADKEFIIGVALNVNKLSGDLNVSRMPVKQAIEQLEEEGYGKWVGREYYVSDLSI is encoded by the coding sequence ATGATTGAATTTAACGGATATGGCCTACCAAAGTATATTGCAGATAAGGAATTTATTATCGGAGTGGCGCTCAATGTAAATAAACTTTCGGGTGATTTAAACGTTAGTCGTATGCCAGTTAAACAAGCTATAGAGCAGCTTGAAGAAGAAGGATACGGCAAGTGGGTGGGTAGAGAATATTATGTGAGCGATTTGAGCATATAG
- a CDS encoding CvpA family protein gives MLSLLIILILVAGFYQGYRRGLVLQGIRLIGYVITLVLTTRFYEPLSGFVEMLVPFPAIQADSQLALYGEQASFYVDQAFYRGLTFILIAIIGWLVTNFLSMFFQRLAYYDMYYYVDRIGGGIINFLVTYFMLFLILFILSLIPIDFVQQLFVDSPLAYWIVSQTPILSDLAINTWLSVNPNQ, from the coding sequence GTGTTAAGTTTACTTATCATATTGATACTTGTTGCCGGCTTTTACCAGGGATACCGCCGAGGACTCGTCTTACAAGGGATTCGCCTAATTGGTTACGTAATCACCCTCGTCCTGACCACTCGCTTCTACGAGCCCCTTTCCGGCTTCGTTGAAATGCTCGTGCCTTTTCCAGCTATCCAAGCTGATAGCCAACTCGCTTTATACGGCGAACAGGCAAGTTTCTACGTAGACCAAGCCTTCTACCGCGGTTTAACCTTCATCCTAATCGCAATCATCGGCTGGCTCGTAACGAACTTCTTATCCATGTTCTTCCAACGCTTAGCCTACTACGATATGTATTACTACGTTGACCGTATCGGCGGAGGCATTATCAACTTCCTTGTGACGTACTTTATGCTGTTTCTTATCTTATTCATCTTATCACTCATTCCCATTGATTTCGTCCAGCAACTCTTCGTAGACAGCCCGCTAGCCTACTGGATAGTCAGCCAAACCCCAATCCTCTCAGACCTAGCCATCAATACCTGGCTAAGCGTAAACCCTAACCAATAA
- a CDS encoding cell division protein ZapA, translating into MTSKQRFKATIDGKQYIIVSDHSNEHILAVVDIINQQLNQLKELDPGLSKEDRSILMAINAVSDQLVKEDQIASLEEDLDTLTSPGNTRETDTPRVQPKVPFERPEN; encoded by the coding sequence ATGACCTCGAAGCAACGCTTTAAAGCAACCATTGACGGCAAACAATATATAATCGTCTCAGATCATTCAAATGAGCATATTCTCGCTGTCGTCGACATTATTAATCAACAATTAAATCAACTAAAGGAACTCGATCCTGGCCTATCCAAAGAGGACCGCAGTATCCTCATGGCCATTAATGCTGTATCTGACCAACTCGTCAAAGAAGACCAGATTGCTTCTTTAGAAGAAGATTTGGATACCTTAACTTCACCAGGAAATACCCGGGAAACCGACACGCCACGGGTGCAACCAAAAGTTCCATTTGAACGGCCTGAAAATTAA
- the rnhC gene encoding ribonuclease HIII, translating to MSSVTLQMSAQAIRELESHYHTQLQAPVPYSVFRAKANGVTITAYESGKVLFQGKNAEAEASQWGQGESPKASSQAASQSTAYDKLALIGSDEVGNGSYFGPLIVCAAYVAPEQFELVRELGAQDSKNLSDGQIRDIAWQLKATVPYHLTNCPPVKYNEVIGSRYNAVSIKVSLHNFTIQKLYHKLTAEQRERLDGVLIDQFTPEASYRKYLAQEAQPYTDRLYFEKRGESAHLAVACASIIARDAFLESLETLGKPYGKTLPSGAGPAADQFAAGLLKAHGEEALAQTAKLHFRNTEKARKLAGS from the coding sequence ATGTCATCAGTCACACTTCAAATGTCAGCCCAAGCAATTCGGGAGCTAGAATCGCATTATCATACCCAACTTCAAGCACCTGTCCCTTACAGCGTCTTCCGGGCAAAAGCCAATGGCGTCACAATCACAGCTTATGAATCTGGAAAAGTCCTCTTTCAAGGTAAGAACGCTGAAGCAGAAGCCAGTCAATGGGGACAAGGCGAAAGCCCAAAAGCTAGCTCACAAGCTGCGTCCCAGAGTACCGCTTACGACAAGCTTGCCCTCATCGGTAGTGATGAAGTCGGCAACGGCAGTTATTTCGGTCCTTTAATCGTCTGTGCGGCCTATGTAGCTCCGGAACAGTTCGAGCTTGTTCGTGAGTTGGGCGCCCAAGATTCCAAAAATCTATCCGACGGGCAAATTCGAGATATTGCTTGGCAGCTAAAGGCCACAGTTCCGTATCATTTGACGAATTGCCCTCCAGTTAAGTACAACGAGGTTATAGGCAGTCGTTACAACGCGGTGAGTATTAAAGTAAGCCTGCATAACTTTACAATCCAAAAGCTCTACCACAAATTAACGGCCGAGCAGCGAGAACGGTTGGACGGCGTACTCATCGATCAATTTACACCTGAAGCCAGTTACCGCAAGTATTTGGCTCAAGAAGCTCAACCATATACCGATAGGCTCTATTTTGAAAAGAGAGGGGAGAGTGCGCATTTGGCTGTGGCCTGTGCGTCGATCATTGCTCGGGATGCTTTCTTAGAAAGTTTAGAGACCTTGGGCAAACCTTACGGCAAGACTTTGCCTTCTGGAGCGGGGCCAGCGGCAGATCAATTTGCGGCCGGTCTTCTGAAAGCGCATGGTGAAGAGGCCTTGGCCCAAACTGCGAAATTACATTTCCGTAATACGGAGAAGGCGCGCAAATTAGCCGGCAGTTGA
- a CDS encoding helix-turn-helix domain-containing protein: MRSRRKHSDSELEKYIRLYLENGISYRTLREEYGLLLSKRTFSNYVTKYRSHGYSGIQTKTSNNHYSHDFKLAVVEEYLDHQEPIRQLALKYNIPSHSTVRNWLIKYTKGEEIKDVVPKPEVYTMKGQKKTQEEKIEIVKDYLETGMSYRETAEKYAVSYNNVYSWVQKYQKHGQMA, encoded by the coding sequence ATGCGTTCAAGGAGGAAACATTCAGATAGTGAACTAGAGAAATATATTCGTTTGTATTTAGAGAACGGTATATCCTATAGAACGTTGAGAGAAGAATATGGACTACTTTTATCCAAGCGAACGTTTTCTAATTACGTCACTAAATATAGAAGCCATGGCTATTCTGGCATCCAAACCAAGACCTCCAATAATCATTACAGTCATGACTTCAAGTTAGCTGTTGTTGAAGAGTATCTTGATCATCAAGAACCTATCAGACAACTCGCTCTAAAATACAATATACCTTCCCACAGCACTGTAAGAAACTGGCTAATCAAGTATACTAAAGGGGAAGAAATTAAGGACGTTGTTCCTAAACCCGAGGTGTATACAATGAAAGGCCAGAAGAAAACACAAGAAGAAAAAATTGAGATTGTCAAAGATTATCTAGAGACCGGGATGTCCTATAGAGAAACTGCTGAGAAATACGCCGTATCCTACAACAATGTCTATTCATGGGTCCAGAAGTATCAAAAACATGGCCAGATGGCCTGA
- a CDS encoding M protein trans-acting positive regulator PRD domain-containing protein: protein MREVLHQTQLRRLELVEELYQSHTEWLDIAEIADKLETSPHNLRNDLNSIRDIGIEVETNPSQMRLIINESIPLENAYRYFNKESVALNIVEEVFKNPDHTTSSLADTLFVSPSTVSRYVDNLNEVLTETFGIRLEKRPYHFSGDEKSIRYFLSEFYAERYTIYDWPFAMIDEAFITDLLVFLTDLLNVPMTFASMQMVKMNISVAMTRTLQGFRIESNHSKIQAMYQIALDMHDFRRFQAEFKKHYDIELNMDFLEQLFSEYTGEYYYFNHDDFYMAQQANTYVNQSVTYLNLMLTNISSMHRLEIPNRKELIYHLHNTAHLDQFDTYVTPILFPRKRRFVEEVESMYPAFYQDIYRGLVGYRDFLERPVDENMLNHLIYTLCIFWETALSQLSATNAPIRVLVLSKYDHYHARYLASALKRCVGDIIKIDIYSKKHLDLGELEESDYDIMITNLSLQPIEGKCIVYVSNMMTVDELSIFYDYMIEILQKRWLDTSSTPVYTIPNLGYNFGSI from the coding sequence ATGAGAGAAGTTCTGCATCAAACTCAACTGAGACGATTGGAGCTAGTCGAAGAATTGTATCAATCTCATACAGAGTGGCTAGATATTGCTGAGATAGCCGATAAGCTTGAAACTTCCCCGCATAATTTACGGAATGATTTAAACTCAATTCGAGATATTGGGATTGAGGTTGAGACGAACCCTTCTCAAATGCGCCTTATAATTAATGAGAGCATTCCCTTAGAGAACGCTTACCGCTACTTCAACAAAGAATCGGTTGCTTTAAATATTGTTGAGGAAGTATTCAAGAATCCGGATCATACAACCTCGTCACTGGCTGACACCCTTTTTGTTAGCCCGAGTACGGTCAGCCGCTATGTGGATAACTTAAATGAAGTATTGACGGAAACTTTTGGAATTCGCTTAGAGAAACGACCTTATCATTTCTCCGGTGATGAGAAAAGTATCCGTTATTTTCTGAGTGAATTTTATGCAGAGCGTTATACGATTTATGATTGGCCTTTTGCTATGATTGATGAAGCGTTTATAACTGATTTATTAGTTTTCTTGACTGATTTATTAAATGTTCCGATGACTTTCGCCTCGATGCAAATGGTTAAAATGAATATTTCGGTGGCTATGACACGGACCTTGCAAGGCTTTCGCATTGAGAGCAATCACTCCAAGATTCAAGCAATGTATCAAATTGCCCTGGATATGCATGATTTCCGGCGTTTCCAGGCTGAGTTTAAAAAGCATTACGATATCGAATTAAACATGGATTTTTTGGAACAACTTTTTTCCGAATATACAGGAGAGTATTATTATTTCAACCATGATGACTTTTACATGGCCCAGCAGGCGAATACTTATGTCAATCAATCCGTAACTTACTTAAATTTGATGCTCACTAATATCTCTAGTATGCACCGTTTGGAGATTCCTAACCGTAAGGAATTAATTTATCATTTGCATAATACCGCTCACTTGGATCAATTCGATACCTATGTGACCCCGATTCTCTTCCCGCGTAAACGCCGCTTTGTTGAGGAAGTTGAATCAATGTACCCAGCTTTCTATCAAGATATATACCGTGGACTAGTAGGTTACCGCGATTTTCTTGAACGGCCAGTGGATGAGAATATGTTAAATCATTTAATTTACACCCTCTGTATTTTCTGGGAAACGGCCCTCAGCCAACTTTCAGCAACAAATGCTCCTATTCGTGTCCTGGTTCTCAGTAAATATGACCACTATCACGCACGATATCTAGCAAGTGCCCTAAAGAGGTGTGTCGGTGACATCATTAAAATAGATATCTATAGCAAGAAACACCTCGACTTAGGCGAATTGGAAGAATCTGACTATGACATCATGATAACCAATTTGAGTTTGCAGCCAATTGAAGGCAAATGCATCGTCTACGTATCAAATATGATGACCGTCGATGAACTGAGCATTTTCTATGATTATATGATTGAAATACTCCAGAAACGTTGGCTTGATACCAGCTCAACCCCAGTATATACCATTCCAAACTTAGGCTACAATTTCGGGTCCATATAA
- a CDS encoding endonuclease MutS2 — MAQDKVYDILEFEKIQQAVADETQTEGGAALARRMKPTKNLRTLRYWQDETAQSLMLIQANQAMPIPRLNDVTVSLKRLTVGASLNGPEIAEIGRLLTSVRQVVQFFEQQAQEDKTYPALAHWVEQCVSLPEVSQAIRQALSEDGSVLTSASVELTRIRRQQSALENQVRDQLNQIVKKQGNILSDSIITIRNNRYVLPVKTDFSGQMPGTVHDQSSTGQTLYIEPQSVVQLNNRRSELQVAERREIERILFELSQQMMPYTDDISQNQRMLSRLDYIQARALYAQKIDATKPSFSQEQHVALWQARHPLLDPEDVVANDILLGEEYRALIITGPNTGGKTILLKTLGLLQLMGQSGLHIPAETGSQLGIFDAVYADIGDEQSIEQSLSTFSGHMTNIVSILERMTGQSLLLFDELGSGTDPQEGAALAMAILEYVRKRGVSVMATTHYPELKVYAHETPSTINASMEFNSETLSPTYRLLIGIPGRSNALDISERLGLPQEVLEMARSGVSRDDRSLNEMVANLERERREAEADHRQAEVRLEEAEQLYQDLYREYNRWLEQKQQIAVKAREEANEKVAQTQAEAERILSDIRDLQLEQGQANTIKEHTLIEKRSEFDELKQPAELRSNKVLKKAKRARQEEALQVGDDVEVTSYGQRGTIVEQLSQNEYVVQMGILKMKLPAEDLERIEKAETKQRVNVQRQAGSKVQTTLDIRGERYEDGLKRVGQYLDQALLSNHPMVTIIHGKGTGALRQGVQDLLRKHPQVERFEYSAPNAGGNGSTVVYFE; from the coding sequence TTGGCGCAAGATAAAGTTTATGACATTCTAGAATTTGAAAAGATACAACAAGCTGTCGCTGATGAGACACAGACGGAAGGTGGCGCTGCGTTAGCTCGTCGGATGAAACCGACGAAGAATCTACGGACTTTGAGGTACTGGCAAGATGAAACAGCACAAAGTTTGATGTTAATTCAAGCGAACCAGGCTATGCCTATTCCGCGTCTGAATGATGTGACGGTGTCATTGAAGCGACTCACTGTAGGGGCTTCTTTAAATGGGCCTGAGATTGCAGAAATCGGTCGGTTATTAACTTCTGTGCGCCAAGTGGTGCAATTTTTCGAACAGCAGGCGCAAGAAGATAAGACGTATCCAGCATTAGCCCACTGGGTGGAGCAATGTGTGAGTTTGCCGGAAGTGAGCCAAGCGATTCGCCAGGCTCTGAGTGAAGATGGGAGTGTATTGACCTCGGCTTCGGTAGAATTGACCCGGATTCGCCGCCAACAAAGTGCTTTGGAGAATCAAGTCCGCGACCAATTGAATCAAATTGTCAAGAAGCAAGGCAATATTCTCTCCGATAGCATTATTACCATCCGGAATAATCGCTACGTCTTACCGGTTAAGACGGATTTTAGCGGGCAAATGCCAGGGACAGTGCATGATCAAAGTAGTACTGGCCAAACATTGTATATAGAACCCCAGTCGGTGGTGCAACTCAATAATCGACGCTCTGAGCTGCAGGTGGCGGAGCGACGGGAGATTGAGCGGATTTTATTCGAGTTGAGCCAGCAGATGATGCCTTATACGGATGACATTAGCCAAAATCAGCGTATGCTAAGCCGTTTGGATTATATTCAAGCTCGGGCCCTCTACGCTCAGAAAATAGATGCAACTAAGCCAAGCTTCAGTCAAGAGCAGCACGTGGCCTTATGGCAGGCACGCCATCCTTTATTAGACCCTGAAGATGTTGTGGCGAATGATATCTTACTCGGGGAAGAATATCGGGCCTTAATTATTACTGGTCCGAATACAGGCGGGAAGACGATATTGCTCAAGACCTTAGGTTTGCTTCAATTAATGGGTCAATCGGGCTTGCATATTCCTGCGGAAACTGGCAGCCAATTAGGTATTTTCGATGCGGTTTATGCTGATATTGGGGATGAACAGTCGATCGAGCAGAGTTTATCAACCTTCTCGGGACATATGACGAATATTGTCAGTATCCTTGAACGGATGACGGGTCAATCCTTGCTCTTATTCGATGAATTAGGTTCCGGAACGGATCCTCAGGAAGGGGCCGCTTTGGCGATGGCAATTCTGGAATATGTGCGCAAACGTGGGGTGAGCGTAATGGCGACTACACACTATCCGGAATTGAAGGTTTATGCGCATGAAACGCCGTCGACGATTAATGCGAGCATGGAATTTAATAGTGAAACGCTTTCGCCGACTTACCGCTTATTGATTGGGATTCCAGGACGGAGTAATGCGTTGGATATTTCTGAACGCTTAGGTCTTCCACAAGAAGTCCTAGAGATGGCGCGCAGTGGAGTCTCCAGAGATGACCGCTCCTTAAATGAGATGGTGGCCAACTTAGAACGCGAGCGACGTGAAGCAGAAGCGGATCATCGTCAAGCAGAAGTCCGCTTGGAAGAAGCAGAGCAGTTGTACCAGGATTTATATCGTGAGTATAATCGCTGGCTGGAACAAAAGCAGCAAATTGCTGTGAAGGCTCGCGAGGAAGCCAATGAGAAAGTTGCCCAAACCCAGGCGGAAGCGGAGCGTATTCTCTCTGATATTCGTGACTTGCAGTTGGAACAAGGGCAGGCTAATACGATTAAAGAACATACCTTAATTGAGAAACGCTCGGAATTTGATGAATTGAAGCAACCAGCTGAACTGCGTAGTAATAAGGTATTGAAGAAGGCCAAAAGGGCTCGTCAAGAAGAAGCTTTACAAGTAGGCGACGATGTGGAGGTGACCTCTTATGGTCAGCGCGGTACGATTGTGGAACAGTTGAGCCAGAATGAGTATGTTGTCCAAATGGGAATCTTGAAGATGAAGTTACCAGCCGAAGATTTGGAACGGATTGAGAAAGCCGAAACGAAACAGCGCGTTAACGTTCAGCGCCAAGCTGGTAGTAAGGTGCAGACGACTTTGGATATTCGAGGTGAACGCTACGAAGATGGTTTAAAGCGAGTAGGTCAATATTTAGACCAAGCCTTACTGTCTAATCATCCAATGGTAACAATCATTCATGGTAAAGGGACGGGAGCTTTGCGCCAAGGTGTTCAGGACTTATTGCGCAAGCATCCGCAAGTAGAGCGGTTTGAGTATTCTGCACCGAATGCGGGGGGCAATGGTTCCACCGTCGTGTATTTCGAATAA